The genomic DNA GGGAATGGATTCTGACCGTTTTGGATATCAGCCAGCGCAAGGCCATGGAGGAACAACTCCGACACATGGCCCTGCACGATCCTCTGACATCCTTGGGCAACCGCGCCTTGTGCCAGGACCGCCTGGAGCAGGCCCTGGCCAGACAGCGCCGAAATCCCGAACACGCCTTTGCCCTTCTTTTCGTGGACATGGACCGCTTCAAGGTCATCAATGACAGCCAGGGGCACGCCGTGGGCGACGAGCTGCTGCGTCTCATCGCCGGGCGGCTCCAGGTCGCCGTCCGCGAAACGGACACGGTTTGCCGGTATGGCGGCGACGAGTTCCTGATCATCCTCGACGGGTTGGAATCTGCCGGCAACGCCATCGCCATCTCCCGCCGCCTGCACGAGGCCATCAAGCAGCCGTTCCTCATCGAGGACCGGGAATACCAGCTCTCGGCCAGTCTGGGGCTCTATCTTGGGGAAAGCGGGGATAACAACGCGGAGCAGATCATCCAGCGCGGCAACATCGCCATGCACTGGGCCAAGGAAAGTGGGCGCAATTGCTTCAAGGTCTTCACCAAACGCCTCATGAATCGGGCCGTGGATCTGCTGAACATGGAAAACGATCTGCGTCAGGCATTGGGTTTGCGTGAATTCTTTCTGGAATATCAACCCATCATGCACGGCGACAACCGCATTTTTGGATTCGAGGCCCTTGTTCGCTGGCAGCATCCGGTACGCGGCCGGGTGGCGCCAGACAAGTTCATCCCCGTGGCCGAGGAAGTGGGCATTATCCATCCCCTGGGAGAATGGATCCTTCAGGAAGCGTGCGCAGCCATCACGCGCCTGAACCGTGAACTGAACGCCGAGCTGGTCATGTCCGTGAACATTTCCGGCCGCCAGCTGGGACAGACGAATTTCGCGGCCAAGGTTGAAAATACCATCCGTCAGACAGGCGTCGCCACTGGGCACCTCAAGTTGGAACTGACCGAGACCGCGCTCATGAAGCACCTGGCCCAGCCCATGGAAACCCTGGGCAAGCTCCGGCAGTTGGGCATCACCCTGTCCGTGGACGACTTCGGAACGGGGTATTCCTCCCTGGCCTATATCCAGAGCCTGGCTCTCAACTATCTGAAAATCAGCCGGAGCTTCGTCAGCCACATTCTGGACAGCGCCGAAAGCCTGGCCATCGTCCAGGCCATCCGCCAACTCGGGCACACCTTGGGCATGGGCGTCATCGCCGAGGGCGTGGAAACACCGGCCCACCTGGCCCATCTCCAGGCCATGGGCTGCGACCTGTACCAAGGATACCACTTCGCCCGCCCCCTGCCCGAGGACAAGGCCCTGAACTTCGCCCGCGCGGCCTTGGAACTCGCGCGGACAGAACCTGGACAAAACACCAACGGGCACCTTGGCGCCAACCAACGGACATAAAAAAAACGATTGATCATTCCAAGCATGGATCCGTGCATGACGGCCCCCATGGCCGGCACGCATAATGGATTGATCAATCGTTGGCTTCCGCATAGCAGCGCCGGGTCCACCCGGCAAGGAAATGGTTCCGCGCCCTCCAGCAGCCATGATTCCGGCCGCATCACCACTTTTTTTGATCCATAAGCCACGCCCATCGCCAGACGCAATGTTTCTTTATGGTGATGATACAGTGCTCAAGACTCAAACAAAGACCGACCATGCGTTGCCAAACAAGGCCCATATCGTGTGAAACATTCCTAGACGCAAGCAACAGTTTCCCCTTCACGACGCGCCCAAATATCCGTACAGCCCAACCATGCCGATTCATCTGCACGAAATCACCCTCGACGAGTTCTCGGTCCGGGCCGCCCTGATCCGGGGAACGCGGTCCTGCCTGATCTGGGACACCCTGACCCATCCGCGCGACATGGCCGGACTACGCGAAATCCAGGCCGAGTGTCCGACCTTCATCGCCTACAGCCATGCCGATTGGGATCACATCTGGGGCACGGCCGCCTTTGACGCGGCCATCCCCGTCATTGCCCACCGCCACTGCCGCCTGCGCTTTGAAACGGATGTCCCCCGCACCCTGGCCGAATTCCAGCGCGACCAGCCCGGCAAATGGGACGAGGTCAGACTCGTGCCGCCGGTTTTGACCTTCGAGAACGAATTGGACGTGGATCTGGGCGGACTGACCGTCCAGCTCCATCATCTGCCCGGCCATACCAAGGACAGCCTCGTGGCCTTCCTGCCGGAAGCAAATCTGCTCCTGGCCGGAGACACGGTGGAGTGGCCCTGCCCCTGCGTGCCGGCGACATGCGATCTGGACCGCTGGATCGATGGTCTGAACTCCTGGCGCGACCAGCCAGGACTGCGCGTTATTCCCAGCCATGGGCCCGTGGGCGGCGTGGAACTGCTGGACCGGACCGTGGTCTATCTCGACGGCCTACGCCTGGGGCACCCAATGGCCATGCCCGCGGTGACGGCATTCTATGCCCGCGCTCATCAGGAGAATCTTCTCAACCGGGGATTGGTATGACCCTGACCCTTGTCCTTATGATCGTCTGCCTCGCCGGCATCGTCCAAGGCCTGACCGGGTTTGGATCTGTCCTGGTGGCCCTGCCCCTGCTGGCCCTGATCCTGCCCATGACCGAGGCAGTCCCCCTCATTTGCCTGGTCGCCATGGCCATGAACCTGCAGATGC from Deltaproteobacteria bacterium includes the following:
- a CDS encoding MBL fold metallo-hydrolase, which produces MPIHLHEITLDEFSVRAALIRGTRSCLIWDTLTHPRDMAGLREIQAECPTFIAYSHADWDHIWGTAAFDAAIPVIAHRHCRLRFETDVPRTLAEFQRDQPGKWDEVRLVPPVLTFENELDVDLGGLTVQLHHLPGHTKDSLVAFLPEANLLLAGDTVEWPCPCVPATCDLDRWIDGLNSWRDQPGLRVIPSHGPVGGVELLDRTVVYLDGLRLGHPMAMPAVTAFYARAHQENLLNRGLV